The Anoxybacillus flavithermus genome has a segment encoding these proteins:
- a CDS encoding GNAT family N-acetyltransferase (catalyzes the formation of N-acetyl-L-glutamate from acetyl-CoA and L-glutamate), with the protein MQIYNAVTSDVKDIHALIQIYAEKGLVLPRSLLSIYQHLQCMYVVKEKNKIVGVAGLHILGHDLGEIRSLVVSPDHMGKGIGRMLVNHIINEASRLGVKRLISFTYQIEFFKKCGFEIAEKETLPEKVWIDCVNCPKLDCCDETAMIKYIV; encoded by the coding sequence ATGCAAATTTATAATGCAGTTACCAGTGATGTTAAAGATATACACGCTTTAATTCAAATATATGCTGAAAAAGGATTAGTTTTACCTCGTTCGTTATTATCAATATATCAGCATTTACAGTGTATGTATGTCGTAAAAGAGAAAAACAAAATAGTTGGAGTTGCTGGATTGCATATTTTGGGTCATGATCTTGGAGAGATACGTTCATTAGTCGTATCACCAGATCATATGGGTAAAGGAATAGGTCGCATGCTAGTAAACCATATTATAAATGAAGCATCTAGACTTGGAGTTAAAAGATTAATATCCTTTACTTATCAGATTGAGTTTTTTAAAAAATGTGGATTTGAAATTGCTGAAAAAGAAACTTTACCTGAAAAAGTATGGATTGACTGTGTGAATTGCCCCAAGCTTGATTGTTGTGATGAAACCGCAATGATTAAATATATTGTATAA
- a CDS encoding MFS transporter has product MKDSIKKLSTEVRIVLFGVLLIGIGYFMAIPLLSLYLSNYRGLSVFQIGLVLTVLTISQQGFTFFGGILSDRFGVKNSLIYGMLIRIIGFLTFAFSNNSWFFVISSIFVGIGGALFFPASKAIIATVPNSVKSEAFALRSIAVNIGASIGPLLGGLLYKFEFKIVFLCATLVHFIFLLLALKYVDKNHNNINSNMKIVSQLNKVIKDYKIVFLMLINSGFWALYSQVYITIPLDFTTRFNSDSLVSLLFSINGFLVIILQYRMVKWMNKKFNQSLILTFGMILMAFAFFSLSIFPSIYAFFTFIIFFTISEILIIPTIDDLTSNISPPGLAGSYLGFVSLGTGIGSLFGNLIGGSLFEQFKSIDLIWVNWLIYALFSMFIALLFKIYPMSKHEKCGYDPNRFKVN; this is encoded by the coding sequence ATGAAAGATTCTATAAAAAAGTTAAGCACGGAGGTTAGAATTGTTCTTTTTGGTGTTCTGCTGATTGGAATTGGTTATTTTATGGCTATTCCTCTCTTAAGCTTGTACTTAAGTAATTATAGAGGACTAAGTGTATTTCAAATTGGATTAGTTTTAACAGTTTTGACAATTTCGCAACAAGGTTTTACTTTTTTTGGAGGAATTTTAAGTGACCGTTTTGGGGTTAAAAACAGTTTAATTTATGGAATGTTGATACGAATTATAGGCTTTTTGACTTTTGCTTTTTCTAATAATTCATGGTTTTTTGTGATTTCTTCAATTTTTGTAGGGATAGGGGGAGCTTTGTTTTTTCCAGCTTCAAAAGCCATTATTGCAACTGTTCCTAATTCCGTTAAATCTGAAGCCTTTGCTTTGCGAAGTATAGCAGTTAATATAGGTGCTTCAATAGGCCCTCTTCTAGGAGGGTTACTTTATAAATTTGAATTTAAAATAGTTTTCCTATGCGCTACTTTAGTCCACTTTATATTTCTACTTCTAGCTCTTAAGTATGTTGACAAGAATCATAATAATATAAATTCAAATATGAAAATAGTTAGTCAGTTAAACAAGGTAATAAAAGATTATAAAATTGTATTTTTAATGCTTATAAATAGTGGATTTTGGGCACTTTATTCACAGGTATATATTACTATCCCATTAGATTTTACCACTAGGTTTAATTCTGATTCACTTGTTAGTTTGCTGTTTTCTATAAATGGTTTTTTAGTAATAATATTACAATACAGAATGGTAAAGTGGATGAATAAAAAATTCAATCAATCATTGATATTGACTTTCGGCATGATACTAATGGCATTTGCATTTTTTAGCCTATCTATTTTTCCTTCGATCTATGCTTTTTTTACTTTCATTATATTTTTTACAATTTCGGAAATACTGATAATACCAACTATTGACGACTTAACCAGTAATATATCCCCACCTGGATTAGCTGGAAGCTACCTAGGTTTTGTTTCCTTAGGTACAGGAATAGGTAGTTTATTTGGGAACTTGATAGGTGGTTCTTTATTTGAACAGTTTAAGTCTATCGATTTAATATGGGTGAATTGGTTGATCTATGCATTATTTTCTATGTTTATAGCCTTATTATTTAAGATTTACCCCATGTCAAAACATGAAAAGTGTGGGTATGACCCAAATAGATTTAAAGTGAACTAA
- a CDS encoding alanine-anticapsin ligase — MKVNVLLIGLNKTFISSLERADTDYQVFLLEEEKLFKNNPYHNKILKEVRYGDYQQSEGFMEQAIRWHKEVGFDVVVPGSDYAVRGAYKFAEKIGLLTPGERAVKACTNKYELRKECKNLGIPHPNFSKVKNIHDVKAFFKGSKIVVKPANRRASVGVIGIETIEDIESAWKECIEADENVFIADRDFNWEYIVEDYIDGYEVSIETIVAEGKPIFHNITYKETTKGKYFVEIGHTVPAPISQEDSNMLIAAKEQLLSGLEVKAGLFHSEWKMSSEGPKLIECAARTPGDYIPVLIEQAYGFNINDAFLKVLQQKMVSHPPTRNQYITAIRYFNPKPGRLIKIEGLEIFDILPQITNYEINLKVGQNIHQMTNSWSRLGYYSIKCKTLNELNQIINQVEEHVKFIVE; from the coding sequence ATGAAAGTCAATGTATTGTTAATTGGTCTTAATAAAACTTTCATTTCGTCATTAGAGCGAGCAGACACCGATTACCAAGTTTTTTTACTAGAAGAGGAAAAATTATTTAAAAATAATCCTTATCATAATAAAATTCTGAAAGAAGTACGTTACGGAGATTACCAACAAAGTGAGGGATTTATGGAACAAGCTATTAGATGGCATAAGGAAGTAGGCTTTGATGTAGTAGTACCTGGGAGTGATTATGCCGTTAGAGGTGCATATAAGTTTGCAGAAAAAATCGGTTTATTGACTCCTGGAGAAAGAGCCGTTAAAGCTTGTACTAACAAGTATGAATTACGGAAAGAATGTAAAAATCTAGGTATACCTCATCCTAATTTTTCTAAAGTAAAAAATATTCATGATGTAAAAGCTTTTTTTAAAGGTTCAAAGATAGTGGTAAAGCCGGCTAACCGTCGGGCATCTGTAGGTGTTATTGGTATAGAAACTATTGAAGATATTGAAAGTGCTTGGAAAGAATGTATAGAAGCCGATGAAAATGTTTTTATAGCTGATCGGGATTTTAATTGGGAATATATAGTTGAAGATTATATTGACGGTTATGAAGTATCTATAGAAACAATCGTGGCAGAAGGAAAGCCAATTTTTCATAATATTACTTATAAAGAAACTACCAAAGGAAAATATTTTGTTGAAATCGGACATACCGTCCCAGCCCCGATATCCCAGGAAGATAGTAACATGTTAATTGCAGCTAAAGAACAATTATTGTCTGGATTAGAAGTAAAAGCTGGACTATTCCATTCGGAATGGAAAATGTCTAGTGAAGGACCTAAGTTAATCGAATGCGCTGCAAGAACTCCAGGGGACTATATCCCCGTTTTAATTGAACAGGCTTATGGTTTTAACATTAATGATGCATTTTTAAAAGTGCTTCAACAAAAAATGGTTTCCCACCCTCCAACCAGAAATCAATATATCACGGCAATTCGTTACTTCAATCCCAAACCCGGTCGTTTAATAAAAATAGAGGGATTAGAGATATTTGATATTTTACCTCAAATAACAAATTATGAGATTAATTTAAAAGTTGGACAAAATATACATCAAATGACTAATAGTTGGTCAAGATTAGGTTATTATAGTATAAAATGCAAGACATTAAATGAATTAAACCAAATTATTAATCAAGTTGAAGAACATGTAAAGTTTATCGTGGAGTGA